A window of the Phragmites australis chromosome 20, lpPhrAust1.1, whole genome shotgun sequence genome harbors these coding sequences:
- the LOC133902197 gene encoding E3 ubiquitin-protein ligase ATL6-like, with protein MEIQLLNRNDRLVLLLLAVADLAVVQGQQSSPPGPPGYYTNFNPSVAIVIVVLIAAFFFLGFFSIYIRHCYGDGAGYYSTNPLTNGAGAAARSRRQRGLDAAVLETFPTMAYADVKAHKAGKGALECAVCLSEFDDDETLRLLPKCSHVFHPDCIDTWLASHVTCPVCRANLIPDPNAPAGDVPELPTPAPQPQELPSSAPDAAPGQTAVVIDVEETEEERIIREEAAELMRIGSVKRALRSKSGRAPARFPRSHSTGHSLAVPSGGEGAGAERFTLRLPDHVLRNLAAAGKLQRTTSLVTFRASRDGSTRRGVRSIRLGQSGRWPSFLARTFSARLPAWGSRSTRRGTEADGSSKGGKAAGAGGNSAECDDQACAPGQRV; from the coding sequence ATGGAAATCCAACTCCTCAATAGAAATGACCGCCTCGTTCTCCTCCTGCTCGCCGTCGCCGACTTGGCAGTGGTGCAGGGGCAGCAATCGTCTCCACCGGGGCCACCGGGCTACTACACCAACTTCAACCCGTCCGTGGCGATCGTCATCGTCGTCCTCATCgcggccttcttcttcctcggcttcttCTCCATCTACATCCGCCACTGCTACGGCGACGGCGCGGGCTACTACAGTACCAACCCGCTCACGAACGGCGCcggggccgccgcgcgctcGCGGCGCCAGCGCGGGCTCGACGCGGCCGTCCTCGAGACCTTCCCGACCATGGCGTACGCCGACGTGAAGGCGCACAAGGCCGGCAAGGGCGCGCTCGAGTGCGCCGTCTGCCTCAGCGAGTTCGACGACGACGAGACGCTCCGCCTTCTACCCAAGTGCTCCCACGTGTTCCACCCGGACTGCATCGACACGTGGCTGGCCTCGCACGTCACCTGCCCCGTCTGCCGCGCAAATCTCATCCCCGACCCCAACGCCCCGGCCGGCGACGTGCCTGAGCTACCGACTCCCGCGCCGCAGCCGCAAGAACTGCCGTCGTCCGCGCCGGATGCTGCGCCAGGGCAGACGGCGGTGGTCATTGACGTGGAGGAGACAGAGGAGGAGAGGATAATCAGAGAGGAGGCCGCCGAGCTAATGCGCATCGGCAGCGTCAAGCGCGCGCTGCGTTCCAAGTCCGGCCGGGCGCCCGCACGGTTCCCGCGCTCGCACTCGACAGGGCACTCGCTCGCGGTACCGTCAGGTGGAGAAGGCGCCGGCGCCGAGAGGTTCACGCTGCGGCTGCCCGACCACGTGCTCCGCAACCTTGCCGCGGCGGGGAAGCTCCAGCGTACCACGAGCCTCGTCACGTTCCGCGCCAGCCGCGATGGCAGCACGCGCCGCGGCGTGAGGAGCATCCGGCTGGGCCAGTCCGGCCGGTGGCCGTCTTTCCTGGCGCGCACCTTCTCCGCGAGGCTCCCAGCCTGGGGGTCGCGGTCGACGCGGCGGGGCACCGAGGCCGACGGGTCGAGCAAGGGCGGCAAggcggccggcgccggcgggaaCTCAGCGGAGTGCGACGACCAGGCGTGCGCGCCAGGACAACGTGTTTGA